From a single Streptomyces liliifuscus genomic region:
- a CDS encoding response regulator — MTRVLVVEDDPQLVRALVINLQARKYGVDPAPDGATALRLAAARQPDVVVLDLGLPDMDGVDVIRALRGWTRVPILVLSARRASDEKVAALDAGADDYVTKPFSMDELLARLRAAVRRTKTAPLAQETAMVTTDDFTIDLLAKKATRAGHDIRLTPTEWHLLEILVTSPGRLITQKHLLQEVWGVSQSNKTNYLRVYMAQLRRKLETDPSHPRYLITEPGMGYRFEG; from the coding sequence ATGACCCGGGTACTGGTGGTGGAGGACGACCCTCAGCTCGTCCGGGCCCTCGTGATCAACCTTCAGGCCCGCAAGTACGGAGTGGACCCGGCACCCGACGGCGCCACCGCGCTCCGCCTCGCCGCCGCGCGTCAGCCCGATGTGGTCGTCCTCGACCTGGGCCTGCCGGACATGGACGGTGTGGACGTCATCAGGGCCCTGCGCGGCTGGACCCGCGTACCGATCCTGGTGCTGTCCGCGCGCCGGGCCTCCGACGAGAAGGTGGCGGCGCTCGACGCGGGCGCCGACGACTACGTCACCAAGCCGTTCAGCATGGACGAACTGCTGGCCAGACTGCGGGCCGCCGTCCGCCGGACCAAGACCGCACCGCTCGCCCAGGAAACCGCCATGGTCACGACGGACGACTTCACCATCGACCTGCTGGCCAAGAAGGCCACCCGGGCCGGACACGACATACGCCTCACGCCGACCGAATGGCATCTGCTGGAGATCCTGGTCACCAGCCCGGGGCGTCTCATCACACAGAAGCACCTGCTCCAGGAGGTGTGGGGCGTCTCCCAGAGCAACAAGACCAACTATCTGCGGGTCTACATGGCGCAACTGCGCCGCAAGTTGGAGACGGACCCCTCCCACCCCCGCTACCTCATCACGGAGCCGGGCATGGGCTACCGCTTCGAAGGCTGA